The Chloroflexota bacterium genome includes a region encoding these proteins:
- a CDS encoding acyl carrier protein, with translation MPSVEEKIRSYIAENILFSDNGYTYPDDTSFLEEGIVDSMNVLELIMFVEEVFHITVEDEEITPDNFDSVSKLAAYVRRKMPLSCETAEPAT, from the coding sequence ATGCCATCTGTAGAAGAGAAGATACGCTCTTACATCGCCGAGAACATCCTCTTTAGCGACAACGGATACACTTACCCGGACGACACGTCGTTTTTGGAGGAGGGAATCGTCGACTCGATGAATGTGTTGGAGTTGATCATGTTCGTCGAGGAAGTCTTCCACATCACCGTGGAAGATGAGGAGATCACCCCCGACAACTTCGATTCCGTCAGTAAGCTCGCCGCGTACGTCCGGCGTAAGATGCCTCTCTCCTGCGAAACGGCCGAGCCAGCAACGTAA